Part of the Rhodospirillaceae bacterium genome is shown below.
CAGCCAAAATGGCTGAACCAAACCCTATGCGGCATCACCGCTTGCGCGTGACCATAGCTTGCAAGACGCCACCTTGCGAGATGCCGTGCAACAAGGCGAAGATGGGCGGTGATGGATTTTTTCCAGTCCCCGGCCAATTTGTGGCAATTTCGCAAGGACGGGGGCCAGCCTGCTATCGAGAAGCTGGACGAGGCAAACGGAAACGAGCGGCCATGCATGACAACAATCTGGAATATCTACTGAAAAAGAACCAGGCTTGGGCGGCCTCCAGAATTGAGGCGGATCCAGACTTTTTTACGCGGCTCTGCAAGGCACAGGCCCCCAAATACCTTTGGATCGGGTGTTCGGACAGCCGGGTTTCCGCCAATGAGATCACCGGCTTGCGGCCCGGTGAAATGTTTGTCCATCGCAACATCGCCAATGTCGTCCCGCACAGCGATTTAAACTGCCTCGCCGTCATCCAGTTCGCGGTTGAAGTCCTCAACGTCAAACACATCATCGTCACCGGACATTACGGGTGCGGCGGCATCCTGGCTGCAATGCAGGACAAGGATCATGGCCAGATCGGGAATTGGCTGGCCCACATCAAGGACGTTTACCGCCAGCATTACGAAGAGATATCGAACCTTGATGGCCCGGAAGCCCAGGCCAACCGCCTGTGTGAGCTGAACGTCGCCGCCCAGGTTCACAACGTCGCCAAAACCTCCATCGTCCAGAACGCCTGGCGGCACGGCAAGGACGTGCAGGTCCATGGCTGGATCTACAGCCTGAAAAACGGCGTCCTGCAGGATTTAAAGGTTGGCATCAGCGCGATCGGGCAATTGCATCCGGCCTACCGAATAACCGGTGAAGAAAGCGAATAAATGCCGGTTTTCAGATAATTTCGAGGACGTTTTCCGGGGGGCGGCCAATGGCAGCGCGGTTGTTGGCAACGACGATGGGCCGCTCGATCAGTTTTGGGAATTTTGCCATGGCGGCGATCAGGCCGTCCGCATCCAGATTAAGGTCCGCAATTGCTTTATACTCCGCCTCGTTTTTCCGGATCAGCGCTTCTGGAGCAAGCTTCAGAAGATGCAGCAACCGTCGGATCTCTGCCGCCGTGGGTGGCGTCTTCAGGTAGTCGATGACGACGGGCTGGATGCCGCGTTCCTGCAGAAGCGCCAAGGTAGTGCGTGATTTACTACATCGCGGATTGTGATAAATTGTAACGGACATGGTTTTTCCTTTGGTTTTCCCCAATTGTAACGCGATCCAAAGCGCCGTGCGACGGTTTCTGCGCGGCGCGCGCCCAGGCATCGCCGCCGCCACCCTGCTGCTGGCCTTAAGCGTTGCCGCGCCGGGGGTTGTAGCGCAAACGGTCACACCACAAGTGGTCGCGCCGCACGCAGCGGCGTCCCTGTTGCAAACGCTCGAAGACACCAAATCGCGCGAACGCCTGCTGGAACATCTACGCGTTCTTGCCGCGACATCAAAGAATGCCGCTGCGGACGCCCCGAAGGAAAGCCTTGGCGCACGGGTTGCGGACCTTCTGATTACGCGCATTCAAGCCGTCGGCGCCGATCTTCAGGGAGCGATCGCC
Proteins encoded:
- a CDS encoding carbonate dehydratase — its product is MHDNNLEYLLKKNQAWAASRIEADPDFFTRLCKAQAPKYLWIGCSDSRVSANEITGLRPGEMFVHRNIANVVPHSDLNCLAVIQFAVEVLNVKHIIVTGHYGCGGILAAMQDKDHGQIGNWLAHIKDVYRQHYEEISNLDGPEAQANRLCELNVAAQVHNVAKTSIVQNAWRHGKDVQVHGWIYSLKNGVLQDLKVGISAIGQLHPAYRITGEESE
- the arsC gene encoding arsenate reductase (glutaredoxin) — its product is MSVTIYHNPRCSKSRTTLALLQERGIQPVVIDYLKTPPTAAEIRRLLHLLKLAPEALIRKNEAEYKAIADLNLDADGLIAAMAKFPKLIERPIVVANNRAAIGRPPENVLEII